In Dromiciops gliroides isolate mDroGli1 chromosome 5, mDroGli1.pri, whole genome shotgun sequence, the following are encoded in one genomic region:
- the LOC122730138 gene encoding uncharacterized protein LOC122730138 isoform X3 produces the protein MSASEAPAKRGTERTLCVGRRRRRRRSVEAAWVVLSDVLNVRYRGAVAGFQVRERAVSKDPHQSDDHWRMQEGSVHDPPGMEPGSRLEPGAWRARTGITDKETETAGKPRGKCAKAGERDLRSLFYAHGTPATSAVPLPGSAQALSRHEPPEKQGSTPHGSPTLPFEVWGKPAVAFGNPGSQKGAPQGGHHLQGDLEGQSLSPRAWHGTDAPVDSGPRHQNDPSSAAARACVCELESHRALCVQWTW, from the exons GACCGAGAGGACGCTTTGTGTTGGAAGGAGGAGACGGCGCAGACGCAGCGTGGAAGCCGCCTGGGTAGTGTTGTCTGACGTGCTGAATGTGCG GTACAGGGGAGCCGTAGCAGGTTTCCAAGTGAGAGAGAGGGCGGTGAGCAAAGACCCGCATCAGAGCGATGACCATTGGCGGATGCAGGAAGGCTCG GTCCATGATCCTCCTGGGATGGAGCCAGGAAGCAGACTAGAACCAGGGGCTTGGAGGGCAAGGACAGGCATCACTGACAAAGAAACTGAAACTGCTGGAAAACCCAGGGGTAAATGTGCCAAAGCTGGCGAACGTGACCTCAGAAGCCTCTTTTATGCCCATGGCACACCTGCCACCTCCGCGGTGCCCCTGCCAGGCTCGGCCCAGGCCCTCAGCCGTCATGAGCCCCCGGAGAAGCAGGGCAGCACCCCGCATGGAAGCCCAACCCTCCCCTTCGAGGTCTGGGGCAAGCCAGCAGTAGCATTTGGCAATCCGGGAAGTCAGAAAGGAGCCCCGCAAGGGGGCCACCATCTGCAAGGGGACCTGGAAGGCCAGTCCCTCAGCCCCAGGGCTTGGCATGGAACAGATGCCCCTGTGGACTCAGGACCTAGACACCAGAACGACCCAAGTTCTGCAGCAGCAAGAGCCTGTGTGTGTGAGTTAGAATCTCACCGTGCCCTATGTGTACAGTGGACCTGGTGA